TTCTTGTTCATGAGTATACAACCCCCTTTTAAGGTTCAGAAAAAACAAATTCGAAGAAGGGCCGGTCCGGCGGGATACACCGGCCCGGTATCGCCGTGGGCGAATGCGCGGGAATGGAGCGATTTTTTGCCGCGCTGTCAAAGGCAAAACCGCTTCAAAACGGGTGATTTTGGCGGTTTTTCCGATGAATCGAGCCACATTGCGCGATTGACCGCAGAAGACTTCGCAGCTGCAAAATCAATGCTGCAATGCATCATTGAAAAATTGGGCGGGCGAGGCGCCGAAACGCCCCGCCCCCGCCATTAATGCGCAGTCGCCGAAGAAGTCGACGAATGCGGCATGGGCGCAGGCTGGCTGGCCAAATCGTCCGCTTCGCTCCACTCGATCGGGTCGAGTTCCTCGGTCAGGGCCCGCGCCAGAACCTCGTCAACGTGGCTGACCGGAATGATGTCCAGCCCTTCCTTCACGTTGTCGGGAATTTCGACCAGGTCCTTGCGGTTCTCTTCGGGGATCAGGACGGTCTTGATCCCGCCCCGCAGCGCCGCGAGGAGCTTTTCCTTGAGCCCGCCGATCGGCAGGACGCGACCGCGCAGCGTGACTTCGCCCGTCATCGCCACATCGGCGCGAACCGGCACGCCCGACAGGGTCGAGACGATCGAGGTCACCATGCCGATGCCCGCGCTCGGCCCATCCTTCGGCACCGCACCTTCGGGTAGATGGATGTGGATGTCCTTGCGATGGAAGATCGACGGCTTGATGCCATAGGCCGGGGCGCGTGCCTTCACGAACGAGAACGCGGCCTGCACCGACTCGTTCATGACTTCGCCCAGCTTGCCGGTCGTCTTGACCTGCCCCTTACCGGGCACGGTCACGCTTTCGATAGTAAGCAGTTCCCCGCCGACTTCGGTCCAGGCAAGGCCGGTCACGGCGCCGACCTGGTTCTCTTCGTCGCTCATGCCATGCTTGAACTTGCGCACGCCCGCGAAGTCGCCGAGGTTTTCAGGCGTGATCGTAACGGTCGTGACCTCGCCCTCAAGAATCTTGCGCAGCGACTTGCGCGCCAGCCGCGCAATCTCACGCTCCAGCGTACGGACGCCCGCTTCGCGCGTGTAATAGCGGATCAGGTCGCGCAGACCTTCTTCGGTCAGTTCGAACTCGCCCTTCTTCAACCCGTGCAGTTCGACCTGCTTTTCGATCAGGTGGCGCTGCGCGATCTCGACCTTCTCGTCCTCGGTGTAACCCTCCAGACGGATGATCTCCATACGGTCGAGCAGCGGCTGCGGCAGGTTCAGGCTGTTCGCGGTGCAGACGAACATGATGTCCGAAAGATCGTAGTCGATCTCAAGGTAGTGATCCTGAAACTTCGCGTTCTGTTCTGGGTCCAGCACTTCGAGAAGGGCCGAAGCCGGATCGCCGCGGAAGTCTTGACCCAGCTTGTCGATCTCGTCGAGCAGGAACAGCGGATTGCTCGTCCCCGCTTTCTTCAGGTTCGACACGATCTTGCCCGGCAGCGAACCGATATAGGTCCGGCGGTGACCGCGTATCTCGGCCTCGTCCCGCACGCCGCCCAGCGACTGGCGTACGAATTCGCGCCCGCAAGCCTTGGCGATCGACTGGCCCAGCGAAGTCTTGCCGACGCCCGGCGGTCCGACCAGGCACAGGATCGGGCCTTTGAGCTTCTTCGTGCGCGCCTGCACGGCAAGGTATTCGACGATGCGATCCTTGACCTTATCCAAAGCGTAGTGATCGGCATCGAGCACTTCCTGCGCCTGAGCGATGTCGCGCTTCAGCCGGCTTTTCTTGCCCCACGGCAGGCCGAGCAGCACGTCGAGGTAATTGCGGATGACGGTCGCCTCTGCCGACATCGGCTGCATCGACTTCAGCTTCTTCAGCTCGGCATCGGCCTTGGCCCTGGCCTCTTTCGAAAGCTTTGTACCCTCGATCTTGGCGGCCAGTTCGGCGATCTCGTCACTGCCGTCTTCGCCACCGCCCAGTTCGGTCTGGATCGCTTTCAGCTGTTCGTTGAGGTAATACTCGCGCTGCGTCTTTTCCATCTGCCGCTTCACGCGGCCACGGATGCGACGCTCTACCTGCAGCACGCCAAGCTCGCCCTCCATAAAGGACAGCGCCATTTCCAGTCGCTTGACCGGGTCGCGCTCGGTCAGCATCGCCTGCTTGTCCGAAACCTTGGCCGCAATGTTCGCCGCCACCGCATCGGCAAGGCGCGAGGCATCGTCGATTTCGCCCAGCTGCTCACCCGCATCGGCGGACAGCTTCTTGTTCAGCTTGGCATAGTCGTTGAACTGTTCCAGAACCTGCCGCATCAGGGCTGAAACCTCGGTCCCGCTGGCGGTCATCTCGTCCAGAATCTCGACCCGGGCGGTCAGCATCTCGCCCTTTTCGTCGATCTCCACCATGCGGGCGCGCTGCTGCCCTTCGACCAGCACGCGCACGGTGCCGTCGGGCAATTTCAGCAGTTGCAGCACGCTGGCCACGACGCCGATGTCGTAGAGGTCATCGGTGCCCGGATCGTCGCAACCCGGATCGAGCTGCGACACAAGCATGATGTCCTTGTCGCCAGCCATTGCCGCCTCCAGCGCGGCGACGGATTTGTCGCGCCCCACGAAAAGCGGCACAACCATGCCGGGAAACACGACGATGTCGCGCAAGGGAAGAAGGGGAAATTCGTTCATCAATCCACGTCCAAGTCTAAGGCCCACCCGCACGGCATATCAGGATCGCCGGTGCGCTGGCGGACCCCCGTCCGCCACAGGCTGCACATTCGTTCTGGCCCGATATGGGAAGGCGAACGCGCCCCGGCAACCATCGTGCCACGAGTGCGATCAAAGGCCCAGCTTGGAAAGGTCGAAACCGGGGGGAAGTCCGGAATTCTGCTGAACCTTGGCCATTTCCTCGCCCGCCTTCTGGTCGGCCCGCTGACGTGCATCGTTGAACGCGGCGGTAATCAGGTCCTCCAGCATCTGCTTCTCGGATAGGACCATCAGGCTGTCGTCGATCGACACGCCAAGAATGCGGCCCTTGGCAGTGCAGCGAATTTTCACCATGCCGCCGCCTGACTGGCCCTCTACCTCGATAGAATCGAGTGTAGTCTGCGCGTCGTTCATCTGCTTCTGGATCGTCTGCGCCGCGGCTTGCGCGGCCTGAATCATTTCTTCCATCGACTTCATCGGTTTCGTCCTTATTTCGCGCGGAGCCAATCAGGCCCGCCGCATTTCTCCATCGCGCCCGTGTTCGAGCAGCTTGGCATCGGGAAACGCCTCTACCGCAGCCTTCACCATCGGGGAATTGCGCACGATGTCGGCCTCGGCCTCGGCCATAGCCTTGCGTTCTTCCGCAATCGTCGGCGGAGCGTGTTCGTCCGCGCCGCCGCGTTCGACGGTCCAGCGTTCGCCTGTCGTACGGTACAGCGCATCACGCAGATCCGCCCCGATGTCCTCGTCAAATCCCGGCGCGTTGGCATAGCGCAATTGCCCGTGCTTCAGGTCGATCACCCGCACCCAGTCCGCCATGATCTGGCCAACACGCAGGAATCCCGCCGCCTCAACCTGCGCGACGAGATCGATCCATTTCGGAGCCGGTGCCGTGATTTGCGCGGCTGGCGCATCACTTTGCACCGGTGCAGCCTCGCCAGCCGGAGCCGGTGGTCGCGCGGCAATCTCGTCCAGCTTGCGCACCAGCGCACCCGGATCTGGCATGTCGGCGGCATGCATCGCGCGCAGCAACGCCATCTGCGCCGCCGCCAGCGGTTCGGGCGCGGTCCGCACCTCGTCATGGCCCTTTAGCAACAATTGCCAGAGCCGGTGCACCTGCCCCGCGCCCAACTTGCCCGCCCAGTCGGCAATTGCCTCGCGCTCCTCGGCACTCGGCCCGTCGGCTTCGCCCTTGCCCAACTGGCACAGGGCGATCCGGTGGATCAGGTCCATCTGCCCGCGCATCACGGCAACCGGCTCCACACCCAGCGCATATTGCCGCCCCAGCACGTCGAGCAATTCGGGCCCATCGCCGGATAGCATCGCCGCCAGCAAGCGCCGCTGCACGCCCTTGTCCGCAAGGCCCAGCATGTCGCGCACCTGATCGGCGGTAACGTGCGTGCCCTCGCCCTCGCTCGCCATGTCGGCATGGGCGATGGCCTGGTCCAGGATCGAAAGCCCGTCGCGCACCGAGCCTTCCGCGGCAGAGGCGACCATCTCCAGCGCCTCGTCCTCGGCAGTCACGCCCTCCGCCTCGCAAACCTTGGCGAAGTGATCTTTCAGCATCGGCGCGGTAATGCGGCGCAAGTCGAAGCGCTGACACCGCGAGAGGACCGTCACCGGCAGCTTGTCCACCTCGGTCGTCGCGAAGAGGAACTTCACGTGCGCCGGAGGTTCCTCCAGCGTCTTGAGCAGCGCGTTGAACGCGTTGCGCGACAGCATGTGCACTTCGTCGATGATATAGATTTTATAGCGCGCCGAAACGGCGGCGTAGCGCACGGCCTCGATAATCTCGCGCACGTCGTCGACGCCGGTGTGGCTCGCCGCGTCCATCTCGATCACGTCGATATGGCGACCCTCGGCAATCGCCACGCAGGGTTCGCACACCCCGCAAGGGTCGATCGTCGGCCCGCCGTTGCCGTCGGGGCCGATGCAGTTCAGCGCCTTGGCGATCAGGCGCGCGGTGCTGGTCTTGCCAACCCCGCGCACGCCGGTCATCAGGAAAGCGTGGGCCAGCCGGTCGCGGCGGATCGCGTTGGCCAGCGTTTGCACCATCGCATCCTGCCCGATCAGCTGCCCGAACGTCTGCGGACGATACTTACGCGCCAGCACGCGATAGGGCTGATTCGCCTGCACGGGCGGCGCGGCGGGCGCGGCCTCCACCGGCGGCGCAGCGGCAGGTTCGCCAAACAAGGCGTTTTGCCCGGCGGCTTCAAGCTCGGCGGCTGTCGGCGGGGGCGTATCGCCCTCTGGTTCTTCGGAACCGAAAATGTCGGGTGAATCGGACATCGAGGCCAATCTAGGCACGCCAAGGCGCGCTGTCGAACCGCTGGCCCCAATGAATCCGCGAAAATTTAATTGGGGTGGGTCGGATGACCGTTAACGCGGCATATTGCGCGCGTTTATGCCGCGCTCCTCGGCCGGGATTGATGGCAGGAAGGGAGACGTATCGGGACCGCTCTATGATTCGGCAAAGCACGCGCCACGCCGCGACAAACCGCAACTTACCAAACGATTTCAGAGAATTAAGGAGCCGGGCGACCCGCTGCCATCCGTTGTGGCTGCTTCCTTCCGGACCTGACCAGGTTGGCGGACGCGAACGTCCACCCGACTCCCGGTGGCGCATATGGCGCGTGGCGCGCGCTCTGGCAAGTCCCGTGCTGGGACAGTGGTTTCCGACTATGGTTACCGCGTTCGCCCGGGAAACATCGCTCTGGTAAAGCTTTTTATAAGGGAAGAAAGGTGAACAGAACGATGACGAAGCGCTCTATTCCTGCCGTTCTCGGTGCCGCCGCGGCGATGGCCGCGTTGATCGCACCGAATCCCGCATTGGCCGCACAGGCCGAAAAGACCGACTTTGCCGCGGTGGCGGCCTCCACAATCACCGCAACCGGCCTAGATTTTGGCGACGACAGCGGCTCTTACGCGCTCGACGGCGAATGCGACGACCTGCGTTTCGACGGCGAAGGCATGAGCCAGACCCCGATGCTGGCCGACGATCTTTATAAAGACGCGACCGATTGCCGCGCGGCGTTCCGCGCCAACAAGATCGCGCTGGACCCTCTGTTCGTGCGGCTGACGGGCATGGGTGAGATCCTGTGGGGCGACGACGCCAGCGAATTCGCCAACGATGGCGAATGTGACGACCTTCGTTTTGAAGGCCCCGGTCTGACGTTCACGCCGCTACTTGTGGAAGACATCGGCCACGACGCGACCGATTGCCGCATGCAGTATCAGGCAGGCGAAATTTTGTGGCGTTCAGGTCCGCTGGGCCGGATCGACCAGCCCGCGAGCTTCGCCTGATCAAACCAAGATAGTCAGCGGAAATTGTCGGCGTAAGCCTGAATTTTCAGGCGGCGGGGCGGCGTGGCGATAATGCTCGCCTCAATCCCGTACTTGTCGGCATAGGCCTTGGCCGCGTCGCAATCGGGAAAGTTCAGCTGCACCTGCTGCTGAGTATCGCCGGACCCGGCCCAGCCCATCAATGGAT
The sequence above is a segment of the Croceicoccus naphthovorans genome. Coding sequences within it:
- a CDS encoding YbaB/EbfC family nucleoid-associated protein, with the translated sequence MKSMEEMIQAAQAAAQTIQKQMNDAQTTLDSIEVEGQSGGGMVKIRCTAKGRILGVSIDDSLMVLSEKQMLEDLITAAFNDARQRADQKAGEEMAKVQQNSGLPPGFDLSKLGL
- a CDS encoding ETC complex I subunit, whose amino-acid sequence is MPARIYQRPKNAMQSGRARTDDWVLDFAPAEAKKPDPLMGWAGSGDTQQQVQLNFPDCDAAKAYADKYGIEASIIATPPRRLKIQAYADNFR
- a CDS encoding DNA polymerase III subunit gamma/tau; protein product: MSDSPDIFGSEEPEGDTPPPTAAELEAAGQNALFGEPAAAPPVEAAPAAPPVQANQPYRVLARKYRPQTFGQLIGQDAMVQTLANAIRRDRLAHAFLMTGVRGVGKTSTARLIAKALNCIGPDGNGGPTIDPCGVCEPCVAIAEGRHIDVIEMDAASHTGVDDVREIIEAVRYAAVSARYKIYIIDEVHMLSRNAFNALLKTLEEPPAHVKFLFATTEVDKLPVTVLSRCQRFDLRRITAPMLKDHFAKVCEAEGVTAEDEALEMVASAAEGSVRDGLSILDQAIAHADMASEGEGTHVTADQVRDMLGLADKGVQRRLLAAMLSGDGPELLDVLGRQYALGVEPVAVMRGQMDLIHRIALCQLGKGEADGPSAEEREAIADWAGKLGAGQVHRLWQLLLKGHDEVRTAPEPLAAAQMALLRAMHAADMPDPGALVRKLDEIAARPPAPAGEAAPVQSDAPAAQITAPAPKWIDLVAQVEAAGFLRVGQIMADWVRVIDLKHGQLRYANAPGFDEDIGADLRDALYRTTGERWTVERGGADEHAPPTIAEERKAMAEAEADIVRNSPMVKAAVEAFPDAKLLEHGRDGEMRRA
- the lon gene encoding endopeptidase La, giving the protein MNEFPLLPLRDIVVFPGMVVPLFVGRDKSVAALEAAMAGDKDIMLVSQLDPGCDDPGTDDLYDIGVVASVLQLLKLPDGTVRVLVEGQQRARMVEIDEKGEMLTARVEILDEMTASGTEVSALMRQVLEQFNDYAKLNKKLSADAGEQLGEIDDASRLADAVAANIAAKVSDKQAMLTERDPVKRLEMALSFMEGELGVLQVERRIRGRVKRQMEKTQREYYLNEQLKAIQTELGGGEDGSDEIAELAAKIEGTKLSKEARAKADAELKKLKSMQPMSAEATVIRNYLDVLLGLPWGKKSRLKRDIAQAQEVLDADHYALDKVKDRIVEYLAVQARTKKLKGPILCLVGPPGVGKTSLGQSIAKACGREFVRQSLGGVRDEAEIRGHRRTYIGSLPGKIVSNLKKAGTSNPLFLLDEIDKLGQDFRGDPASALLEVLDPEQNAKFQDHYLEIDYDLSDIMFVCTANSLNLPQPLLDRMEIIRLEGYTEDEKVEIAQRHLIEKQVELHGLKKGEFELTEEGLRDLIRYYTREAGVRTLEREIARLARKSLRKILEGEVTTVTITPENLGDFAGVRKFKHGMSDEENQVGAVTGLAWTEVGGELLTIESVTVPGKGQVKTTGKLGEVMNESVQAAFSFVKARAPAYGIKPSIFHRKDIHIHLPEGAVPKDGPSAGIGMVTSIVSTLSGVPVRADVAMTGEVTLRGRVLPIGGLKEKLLAALRGGIKTVLIPEENRKDLVEIPDNVKEGLDIIPVSHVDEVLARALTEELDPIEWSEADDLASQPAPMPHSSTSSATAH